A single window of Pseudochaenichthys georgianus unplaced genomic scaffold, fPseGeo1.2 scaffold_611_arrow_ctg1, whole genome shotgun sequence DNA harbors:
- the LOC117443435 gene encoding transcriptional regulator Myc-B-like encodes MPPVLPMFRGNYDYDTVQPYFLDGQEEEVEDFYGEDIWKKFELLPTPPLSPRRRPSLSDVSLNAADHLEAVTELLDDDRDTFLQSFILQDCMWSSSFSAANKLERAVSERLAALKNRRESSTTTSRGSDSRGSDSRGSDSNSRGSDSRGSDTGGLTAGGLTAGGLTAGGLTAGGLTLTGRGSDSRGSDSRGSDSRGSDSRGSDSRGSDSRGSDSRGSDSRGSDTCIDPSEVFPFKPLTEKEAPSEPCLETPPLSSSDSESEEEEEEEEEVEEEEIDVVTVERRKTSQHSNPSILKRCKLDIQQHNYAAPQPPRHPVSKPAGEDLHARRRTHNVLERNRRNDLKRSFSALREETPAVGHNEKAAKVLILKTATEFICELREEEGRLVREEEAQRRRNRRLRRTLRTLRTSP; translated from the exons ATGCCGCCGGTGCTACCGATGTTTCGAGGAAACTACGACTACGACACGGTGCAGCCCTACTTCCTGGACGGCCAGGAGGAAGAAGTGGAGGACTTTTACGGAGAGGACATATGGAAGAAGTTCGAGTTGCTTCCTACTCCTCCACTGTCTCCCAGAAGGAGACCCTCGCTGTCCGACGTCTCTCTGAACGCCGCCGATCACCTGGAGGCCGTCACCGAACTGCTGGATGACGACCGAGACACTTTCCTGCAGTCTTTCATCCTCCAGGACTGCATGTGGAGCAGCAGCTTCTCCGCCGCCAACAAGCTGGAGCGGGCGGTGTCCGAGAGGCTGGCGGCGCTCAAGAATCGCCGTGAATCCTCTACTACGACCAGCAGGGGGTCTGACAGCAGGGGGTCTGACAGCAGGGGGTCTGACTCTAACAGCAGGGGGTCTGACAGCAGGGGGTCTGACA CAGGGGGTCTGACAGCAGGGGGTCTGACAGCAGGGGGTCTGACAGCAGGGGGTCTGACAGCAGGGGGTCTGACTCTAACAGGCAGGGGGTCTGACAGCAGGGGGTCTGACAGCAGGGGGTCTGACAGCAGGGGGTCTGACAGCAGGGGGTCTGACAGCAGGGGGTCTGATAGCAGGGGGTCTGACAGCAGGGGGTCTGACAGCAGGGGGTCTGATACCTGCATCGACCCCTCCGAGGTGTTTCCCTTCAAACCGCTGACAGAGAAGGAGGCGCCATCAGAACCGTGCCTGGAGACCCCGCCTCTCAGCAGCAGCGACAGCGAATCAG aagaagaagaagaggaagaggaggaagtggAGGAGGAAGAGATCGACGTGGTGACGGTGGAACGGCGAAAAACATCACAGCATTCGAACCCTTCGATCCTGAAACGCTGTAAGCTCGACATCCAGCAGCACAACTACGCCGCCCCACAACCCCCCCGACACCCTGTCTCCAAACCGG CCGGCGAGGATCTTCACGCCCGGCGACGGACTCACAACGTCCTGGAGAGGAATCGCCGCAACGATCTGAAGAGAAGCTTCTCGGCTCTGAGGGAGGAGACGCCGGCCGTCGGCCACAACGAGAAGGCAGCGAAGGTTTTGATCCTGAAGACAGCGACGGAGTTCATCTGTGagctgagggaggaggaggggaggctcgtgagagaggaggaggcgCAGAGGAGGAGGAACAGGAGGCTGAGACGCACACTGAGGACACTCAGGACTTCACCCTGA